TACAAGGAGCGACTGACCCCGTGATCCCGCCTTTCGTCGATTTGTCTCCGACGATGCAGCATAAGCCGTACAACTCCCCCGGTCCAGCTTTGCTGGGACGCGCAGCGGCAGCGGTCAAGGTGGACGGTGAGGAAGTCCGCCTTATGAAGGACCTCACCATGACAGTGGAACAACTCCAGGATCGCCGTGCGTTGCTAGCCCGCATTGATGCTTTCCGCACAGCCCAAGAGCGGACAGGGGGATTGCCCGTTGATACTTATCACGAGCGGGCGTTCGATGTGCTGACATCGCCGAAATTGGTGCAAGCCCTTGATGTCAGCCGGGAACCCCTGCATGTACGGGAACGCTATGGCAAAGGATCGCCCCGCCATCTAGGAGACGGCGGACCCATGTGGAACGAGCAATTGCTCATGGCCCGGCGGTTGGTGGAAGCCGGATGCCGAGTGGTTACCGTGGCCTATGGTTTCTGGGACACACATGGTGGCAACTTCCGCTATCTCAAGCAGCATCTGCCCTTATTCGACCGCGGTATTTCCGCCCTGATCGAAGACATATATGCCCGTGGATTGGACCGGGATGTGACGATCTGCGTTTCGACCGAGTTTGGCCGAACGCCCAAGATCAACAAGGATGCCGGCCGCGACCATTGGGCCAGAGTGAACTGCGCATTGCTGGCGGGGGGTGGTATGCGCACGGGTCAAGTGATTGGCAGCACCGACAGTGCCGCTGCTGAAGCGAAAGACGATCCGATTCCCTACCCCAACATTCTTGCCACCATTTATCGGAACTTGGGCATTGATCCGCACGGCATGGTCTATGATGTCAGCAACCGGCCTACCCCGATTTTGCCGAGTGTTTATGCACCAATCGAGAAGGTGTATTGAGCAATTCCCGCTCCAAAACGGACTGCGTCCCAGGAGGCAGGTACGACTCGGCGACAATTTCTTGGGGCTGGCCGCTTAGAAAGCGCTAGGATCGTAGTGAACCGGGACATCGATCATATTTGCCCTGGGAAAGTGCCTTCCGCCCAAACCCAGGTCAGGGAGACTTGGGTTGAACCTGCGGGGGCATAAGTTTTCACCGGAAAGAGTGTTGGGGAGTAGGGAAAGCCCCACTACGGACATCATGGCAGAAAGTTTCGATCGCGGCTTTGATCGTGTTACCCAAGTCGGCATAGCGTTTGACGAATTTGGGTTGAAAATCAGGGTACAATCCCAGCAAATCGTGGAAGACGAGGACCTGGCCATCGCATTGGGATCCTGCTCCGATGCCAATCGTTGGGACAGGAATAGCGGCTGTGATTTCAGCAGCGAGAGCGGCGGGGATACTTTCCAGAACGACGGCAAAGACGCCTGCCTCAACGATGGCTTGAGCATCCGCTAAGAGTGCGTCCCGATCACGCTGGACGCGAAAGCCCCCCAACTGATGGACGGACTGCGGTGTCAGCCCCACATGACCCATCACAGGAATACCGGCTTGCACACAGGCGCGGATCATAGGTGCTGTGCGGACGCCGCCTTCCAGCTTCACAGCCTGAGCACCGCTGGACTTGAGGAGTTTGCCGGCACTTCGCACGGCTTGGGCTGGGCTGATCTGATAGCTGAGAAAGGGAAGATCAGCGATGACCAATGCTTGACGAACCCCCCGCATCACACAGCGAGTATGATAAATCATCTGCCCGAGAGTAACGGGTAGCGCCGTGGAGTGGCCTTGCACCACCATGCCCAATGAGTCGCCCACTAAAATGGCGTCTACCCCTGCCGCATCGCACCAGTAGGCGGAGGTATAATCATAAGCCGTGACGACTACTAGTTTACGCCCTTGTCCTTTGGCTGCGCGGAAGTCCGGAACGGTGACTGGACGAGAGGTAAGAGGGGAACTCATAGCAGTCCGGGCCTCGAAAATGGAAATAACTTGTTGTCATTGTACCGATTCATGGGAGAAGCGAGGCAGAGTGGGAGCATGTGATAGAATACCATAGGAACAAAATGACCAATCACCGCAGCGAGCCACCGTTATGGCTTCCTCTCTTGTTACCCGATCAGAGACTCGGATAGAGGCAGACGAAGGCCGATCTCATGATCCTGCGGCGCGGCGTGCTATCGTCCTGTACGATGGCCAATGTCCCCTTTGCCGGGCGACGGTCCGGTTGTTGCAGCGTCTCGACTGGTTACGACAGCTACACTTTCAGGATTGCCGCCGGGTAGATGAATGGCCGCCTGCCCCTGTGCCTCTCTCCCTCGATCGCCTCCTCGAAGAGATGCATGTGATTACTCCGGATCGACGGCGTGTTTATGCGGGATACCGTGCCTTTCGTTGGATCGCCTGGCGACTGCCCTTGCTCATACCTTGGGCGCCGTGGCTATACCTTCCCGGTGTCCCCTGGGTAGGTCAGCGCCTGTATCGATGGGTGGCTCGACATCGTTACCAACTCGTTCCTTGCCATAACGGGATGTGCCAAGTGGTTCCCCCTCAATCATCACCTCCATCCTGAGTGGATGTTTGCTATTCACGACCTGTGGAGAGTAAGCTGGTTATAGGTTGGTATAGGGGTTTGGTTAGGCTACCCTGCAAATAGGAAGGGAAAAGTCTCCAATGGAGTCAGTTGATCTTTGAGAAGGCGGACACATGGCAGAGCTGGAGTTGCTGGGGAGCCAGAAACATGTCAGAGCCGGAGGATACAAGGGGAGGGCAAGCGGGGGATCAAGGCAAATTTGCGTGGCGGGCCTTTTTTCAGCAGACGACACGACCGTTGTTCGTGCTCGGCTCCTCGCGGCGCATCCGTTTTGTGAATGCAGCATGGGAAGAGCTGACGGGCCAGAAGGCAGAAGCAGTCCGCGGTTTGGTATGTAGCCGCCGGCGACATAGTACAGCTCTGGCCGCAGCTTTGGCCCCGACTCCTGAAGCTTTAGCAGGTCGGCCAGACCGTGTCCGCCGTCCGGCTCCCCACGCTCGACCGGGCACGCAATGGTGGGACATTCATTTTCTGCCCCTCCCTTCTGCCCAGGGCCTCTACGGCTGGCTGGGGTCCATTGAGGTCATCGGGGAAAAAGCAACGGGAGCAACCCGCAAACTTCCGGCTTTCCTGGCTGAGATCCGAGCGCGGCACGCTGACGCCTTCCGTTGGGAGGGACTGGAGGGAGACGAAACACGCCTCCAGCTTTGGGTGTCGCAATTGCGGCATGCCGCGGCAGTCGAGGCTCCGTTGTGGCTGGTGGGACCGGCGGGGAGCGGAAAGGAAACCACCGCTCGGATCGTCCATTCCTACAGCCCTCGGCGTTTGGCTGCATTTGTGGCTCTAGACTGTGCGGGCTTGCAACCTTACTTGGTGGAAGCTCTCCTGTTCGCTCCTGGAAATGTCCTAGAGGGAGGACACGCTGGGACGATTTACCTGAAATCCCCTCAGTTATTGCCCCGCGATTTACAGCAACAGATTGCTGAACTGGCCCAGAATCTCGCGGGGTCTGTCCGTTGGATGGTCGGCACTGACCGTCCTGCCCTGGAGCTTACAACCGCAGGACTAATTCTGCCGGAACTGGCAACCACCCTAGCTATACTCGAAATCCATATTCCCCCACTCTCGGTTCGCTGGCCTTGCTTGAGCCATTGGCTGCAAAGCTGGTGTGCACGCTCTCATGTGAGTGAGGAAGTGGTGGAACTGTTGCAGGCGTGGCCTTGGCAGCGCGGATTGCGGGAATTACGTCAGGTCCTTGAGCAAGCGCATCTCCGCGCGCAAGACCAACCTCTTCAACGAGAGCATCTTCCTTTAGCTTTGCGCTTGCATGCTGAACATGCTCCCGTTGTCCAGCAGCCGATTCCCTTGCCCTCCTTGGATACGATCCTGCAAGCTGTTGAGAGACAGTTGATTGAATTGGCATTGCGCCAATGCCGCTACAATCAGACCGCGGCTGCGGAACGCTTGGGCATTCCCCGCAATCGCCTCCTGCGGCGGATCGAAGCCCTAGGCTTATCAGTGCCGCCTGAGACTCCGAAGTCATAGTTATTGTTATTTCGGGGCGGCAGGATACTCCCTTGTACGATGTGGAATCCCAGATGATGCGGACAGGGTAACAGCCGAACGAATACGGGCCTTCGAGGGGAGGCTTGGCTATCATGCGTCTGCCTCGGATCATGGTGTGGGAATCAGATGGCTGGATGGCCCGGCAACTGCGCGAACTGGCCGCAGAGAACCGCTGGTTGCTTCGTTCCGTTCGTTCTGCCCGACGGTTACGCCAGGTATTGAATGCCGGCGGAGTTTGCGGTGTGTGCTTGCTCCAATTCGAGCCATGGTCGGAACGACGTGAACCGATCGAACTATTGGCCGAGATGCACCTTCGTTGGCCGGATGTGGCGGTGGTCGCTGTGTCGGATGTCAAGCTTCCGGAAGCTGAACGCGCCGCCTGGACAGCCGCCTTGTTCGATTTGGGAGCACGCTATGTCCTCTTTCCACCGCTGACAAAGCCAGTCTTGGAGGATGTGGTCAGTGGACTGATGCTGGCTACCCTACGGCGCGTGATCGGAGAGGAGGAAGCGTCCCAAATAACCCGACCGGCCCGTTCCGAACTAGTAGCTCAAGATCGTTCAGCAATTGTACCGTCGCCGAAGAAAAACGAAATCATCGATCTGGCCCAGGAAGAGGATGAGGTATGACTCCTCACCTGATCCCGGCGTGGGAGTTGCCTGTGTTGGATCTCCGGCGGTGTAACGCGTGTGGCTTGTGCGTGATAGTCTGCCCCACTCAATGCCTGCGCGGCAGTCGCCTAGGACCGTGGTTGATCCGACCGCTGGATTGTCTCGCCTGCGCAGCCTGCGTTGTAGTGTGTCCGAAGAATGCTCTGCAAATGGTTAATCTCTCTGATGTCGAGGAACCTTTACCTTAGAGATGAGACCAGCGGAAACCACTTTTTTCCATCCTTGGCCGACTGGCAGAACCGGCGAGTTTTTTCTATCCTGCACCATTGCCATCTGAGGGAACAGCGGCTAGTTCCATCCTTGCCTTGCATTGCTGGAGTGGTTCTGCCCCCCGTATACCTTCTCTATCCCTAGATTTACGAGGTTATGCCATGCGTACACACCGTGGGTTCACCGGCCTGATTCTGGCTGGATTGGTGCTGGGTTGGGCTGTTATCTTCGGCTCCACCACCTTGACAGCGCAGGGTTCCCCCAGCTTCACCCCTCAGGACAAAAAACAAGAGGGCAAGACAGGCGATAAGAAAACGGAAGTAAAGAAGGTCAAATCGAAAATCATCGTCAAGGTGCCCGATGAGGATGCTGAACTGAAGATCGAAGGAAAATTGACCAAACCGACAGGATTGGTCCGCGAGTTTGTAACGCCAGAAATTGAGGAAGGCAAAGCGTATATCTACGAGTTTACAGTCATCTGGCGGCCCAATAACTACACAGAGCTGACCCGCACGAAGGTGGTCAATTTTAAGGGTGGGGACCTCATTCAGGTGGATTTGAGCAAGCCGGATCCCAACAATCCGGATAAAGCCAAAGTGCGTTGGGTTCCTACACCCGATGACATTGTGGCAGAGATGGTCAAACTCGCGGGGGTTAAGAAGGGAGACGTTGTGTATGAGCCAGGGCCAGGGGATGGGCGCGTTCTCATCGCCTGTGTCAAGAGCGGTGCCGATAAGGCCGTTGGCATTGAATTGGATCCGAAAAAGGCCGAGGAAGCGCGAGCCAATGCCAAAAAGGCAGGTGTAGAAGACAAAGTGGAAATCCGTGTCGGCGATGCCCTGCAAGTCAAAGACTACGGCAATGCCACGGTCATCATGTTGTATATGGGCGATGAGTTCAATAATCTGTTACGCCCCCTCTTGGAAAAACAACTCAAGCCGGGCACGCGGATTGTTTCCCACCGCTTTACGATGGGAGATTGGAAACCGGATAAGACCATCACTGTCATGGGACAGGATGGCGATGAGTATGTCCTTCACCTATGGATCGTCAAGAAACCGCAAGAAACGCCTCCTCCCGAAAACAAAAAATAGTAGCCAGGCGTATAAAAAGCCCCATCTCCCCCACAAGGGCGGGTTGGTGAAAGTTTTGCTGGGATCTGGCAATAACTCTCCCTGGACGACACTGCTCCAAATCTGAGAGCTGGTATAATAGGTGGCAGGGGGGAGCGAGGAGCTTCCCCCGTGCTGTTTTTTGCAGAAAGGTCAAAATTTCCAGCACTCTTCACCGCGGGGAATACTCCCTCCACATCATGAGTACCAATGACCTAGCAACTCGCATTCTTCAGGTAATTACGGCGGCCAATTATACTCCGCTCAAAGCCAAGGCTCTTTTTTCCCGCTTGAAGTTGGGAGGTGAGGCGTATGCCGCATTTCGCAAGACGCTCAAGCGGCTGGTCCAAACAGGCCAGGTGGTAATAGGCCGCGGGCATACCATCCGTCCGGCAGAGCCGTTTGCAACCGTGGTGGGGATTTATCGCCGCGTCCCGACGGGTCATGGTTATGTACGCCCTCACGCTGTGGATGGTACGCCCCAAGCTGCCGACATTTTCATCCGTGCGGATCGCGCTTTGGATGCTGCCACAGGCGACGAGGTTCTGGTGCGTGTCCTGCGGCCAGCCAGCAAGACACGCGATGCCTCCGGAGAAATTGTTCAGGTCCTGGAACGGGCCACACGGACTTTTGTCGGTACTTACTTCGAGCGGGAAGGGCAAGGGTTCGTGCGGGTCGATGGCAATGTCTTTACGCATAGCGTATCCGTCGGGGATGCTGGAGCCAAAGGAGCCAAAGCTGGCGATAAGGTCGTGGTAGAAATGCTCCGTTTTCCCACACCGGAAGAGCGCGGGGAAGGGGTCATCACGGAGGTCCTGGGTCCTTTACATCAGCCCGGTGTGGATACGCTGACAGTGATCCGGGCGTTTGGGTTGCCCGACACCTTTCCAGCCGAGGTGCTGGCGGAAGCCCGGCAAGTCGCCTCGCAGTTCGAGGATATGCCATTGCAGGGCCGTGAGGACTTCACCCACGAGCTGGTGGTCACTATTGACCCCCCTGATGCCAAGGACTTTGACGATGCTGTTAGTGTCAGTGTGGATCCAAAGAGCCGGCATTGGATACTGTCCGTGCACATCGCAGATGTCGGGGCCTTTGTCAAAGCAGGAGGTGCCCTGGATCAGGAAGCCCGGCGGCGAGGAACCAGCGTTTACCTTCCCCAAAAAGTCCTGCCTATGTTTCCGGAAGTCTTGTCCAACGGCTTGGCCTCATTACAGGAAGGGAAAGTCCGGTGGGTCAAGACGGTGCGCTTGGAGTACACCCCTCACTTGCAGAAAGGAAGTGTGACGTTTCACAATGCGGTAATCCGCAATCGCCGCCGGTTTACTTACGATCAAGTCCAAGCGGTCCTGGACGAATTGGAGCGGCGCGAACAGGCAGGCTGGCCACCGGCGCGAGTGATTGCAGAACCGGTGGGCCAAGTCGAGGTGGAGTTGGTGGCTTTGATCCGCCGCATGCGAGACTTGGCTCGCTTACTGCGGAAAAAGCGGCTGCGCCGGGGAGCGCTGGAGCTGGAAATGCCGGAGACTGTGCTGGAATACGATGATCAGGGACGAATCTGTGGCGCTCACTACGCTACCCACACCTTCAGCCACCGGATCATCGAGGAGTTCATGTTGGCGGCGAACGAGGCAGTGGCCGAGCATCTGACGGCCCATGGGGTGCTCTTCTTGCGCCGGGTTCACCCTCCGCCACAAGAGGATAAATTGGCGGCATTCGCCCAATTCGCCGCCTTGCTTGGTTATCCCCTCCGCCGGCCCCAGGATCGCTTCGAGTTGCAACGGGTCCTGCAAGAAACCGCCGACAAGCCGGAACGTGCCGCCTTGCACTATGCCCTCCTCCGCAGCCTCAAACAAGCGGTTTATTCCCCCATTGCCGAGGAACATTACGCCTTGGCCCTCCGTCACTATTGCCACTTCACCTCGCCCATCCGCCGTTACCCGGATTTGCAAGTCCATCGTCAGCTCGACCGCTTGCTCCGCCGCAAGAAACCTGTGGCACAAAAGGATGAACTGATCGCCCTCGGTGATCATTGCTCCAAAATGGAGCGCCGAGCTGAGTTGGCGGAGCGAGAACTTGTCAAGCTCAAGGTGCTGACCTATCTCAGCGAACGGATCGGCGAACGCTTTGACGCCGTCATTACTGGGGTGGCCGATTACGGCTTCTATGCCCAGGCAGAAAAATTCCCTGCCGAAGGGTTGGTGCACATCTCCTCGCTGGTGGACGACTACTACTGGTACGATGCCGACAGCTACACTTTGCAGGGGCAGCGTACCGGCCGCCGCTTTCGATTGGGAGATCGCGTCCGTGTCGAAGTGGCCCGCGTGGACTTGGTCCGGCGACTGTTGGATTTCCGCTTGGCCGGCGATTTGGACGAATCACCCCGGAAAGCCTCTCATCGAAAATGGCCGCGCTTGGGGCGATCGCCCCGCCATTTCCGCAGAGGGGACGATGAACAGGATTGATCTTGGCCCTCCCCAAGTGTCCAGTCTTCGGAGGCTGAACTATCCCGCAGTGGTGATTGTCAACCGGTTGGCTACCGCCGCGGATTTGCGACCGCGGAATGGGGCCACAACGAAGAAAACAACCCAGCATCTCTCCATTGTGGCAACGCAACCTTGGATTTGCTCAGGAATGGAACAATCAATGGAACAATCCGTAGCAAAACCGGACCCAATTCAGAACCAGGCATTCGAGCCAAACCGCAACTTCCCGGCTTCTTCACACAATTTCACCGTTGCACCGCTGGACGCTGGCAGCGGCAGTGCTTACGATAAAAACAAACGGTTGCAGAGGGCGTGGCCCCGGCTGAATCGGTCAGTCGGCGGCCACATCTAATTTTCGGAGGACTGCTTGCTCAGTCTACGCGCTTCTGCAGCCCAATAACACTCCCCTTCTATCCAGCAAGGGGAGGGGATTTTCTGTCTTTTGAGGAACCGGTGCACGAACTGGTCGCATAACGATGCTGAAACTTGACAAAGTACGCAACATTGGCATCATGGCTCACGTGGACGCAGGGAAAACTACGACCACGGAGCGCATTCTGTATTACAGCGGAACCAAGCATAAGGTTGGCGATGTCGATACAGGGGATACCACCACCGACTTCGATCCGCTGGAGAAGCAGAAAGGGATCACGATCAATTCGGCGGCTGTTTCCGTGGAGTGGGGTGATCACACCATCAATATCATCGATACTCCCGGTCACGTTGATTTTACCGCAGAAGTGGAGCGTTCCCTGCGCGTCCTCGATGGAGCGGTCGGTGTATTCTGCGCTGTGGGGGGCGTGGAGGTTCAGTCGGAGACGGTCTGGCGGCAGGCCAACAAATATAAAGTGCCCCGGATTGCCTACGTCAACAAGCTGGATCGGATGGGGGCGGACTTCTGGGGATGTGTGCGCCAAATCGAAGAGAAGCTGCTCACCAAGCCTGCCGTGGTCACCATTCCGGCGGGTCAGGATTCCGCCTTCGAGGGGTTGATTGATCTGATCGAAATGAAGTTCATCACGCGCGACGAAAACGACGTCACGAAGCGCAACTTCTTTGTCCACCCCATACCGGACAAGTATCGAGCCGAGGCAGAAAAAGCCCGCGAGCAACTGCTCGATGTCGTCTCGGCGGCCTGTGACGAAATCACCGAGTTGGTTCTGGAGGGTAAGCCCGTACCCGCCGAATTGATCCGTAAAGCATTACGGCGGGGTACTCTCAGCGGCCAGTTTACTCCTATCCACTGCGGTTCGTCCAAGCTCTTCCAAGGCGTGCAGCAATTGCTGGACTTGATCGTCGATTGTTTGCCCAGTCCCGTGGATCGTCCTCCGGTGGAAGGGATCAATCCAAAGACCAAGGAAGTGGAATATCGCCGTCCGGATGCCTCGGAGCCATTTACGGCGCTGGCCTTCAAAACGGTCGCGGAGTCCACGGGCGACCTCGTTTATATTCGGATTTATTCCGGTGAGATGAAACCGGGTGCTACCTACCTGAATACCACCTTGAACAAATCCGAACGGGTGGTCCGCTTCTATCGCATGATGGGAGATAAACGGATCGAGCTGGAATCGGCAGGGCCGGGAGATATTGTCGCCGCGATTGGTCTAAAACAAACGGCGACGGGGCATACCCTCTGCGATCCCGAGTCACCAATTGCCTTGGAATCGATCACCTTCCCCAAGCCGGTGGTGTCTGCCGCTTTGTCCTTCGCGCGGACCTTAGACAGCGGCAAGGTGGGCGAAGCCCTGTCCCGTTTGGTGCGCGATGATCCGACCCTCAAGGCCCATACCGATGAGGAAACGAAAGAAACCATTCTCAGCGGCATGGGGGAATTGCACCTGGAAATCAGTCTGGAGAAACTGCGTCGTTCTCTGAACTTGCCGCAGGGAGACCCCCAAGTGCAGTTGGGTAAGCCCCGTGTGGCCTATCGCCAGACCTTCGCCAAGGAGGTCGATCTGGAGTACCGCTACATCAAACAGACGGGTGGGCGCGGGAAGTATGCTGTCATCAATGTACGGTATAAGCCCCTCTCGGCGGAGGATATTGCAGACCGCATTCGGGAGATCGAGCAACGGAATGATCCGAAAATCAAACCCGACCCCAACAATATCTACTTCGTTAATTCCATCACTCAAGGGGTGATTCCGAAGGAATATATTCCTTCGGTGGAGGAAGGACTCCGTGATGCCGCCAAGCGGGGATACAAGTACCCCTTCCCCTTTGTGGACCTGGAATTTGAGCTGCACTTCGGTAAGTACCATCCTGTGGATTCGTCGCAGGATGCCTTCTATCTGTGCGCTCTAGAGGCCTTCCGGGACGCCGAGGAAAAGGCCGGCATTGTATTGCTGGAGCCGATCATGAAGGTGGTCGTGGTTTGCCCCAAGCAATATCAGGGTGCTATCAGCGGTGACATCAGCCGCCGCCGGGGTATGATCGAGGAAACCAGCGAAGACAAGGGAATCGCTCAGGTGGTTGCCAAGATTCCCTTAGCCAACCTGTTTGGGTATACTAATGATTTGCGGGGTGCCACGGGTGGTACAGCGAGCTTCTCGATGGAATTCAGCCATTATGCCCCGGTACCGATCGAGCTGGCGGACCTGCCCAAGAAGGATGACAAAAAGAAGTAAGTCCGAAGGGGAGGGATCCTGTCAGACGGCCAAGAATACCTACCTGGTGTGCGTGAAAGGGGAGGTAAGGTTCGGAAAGACCGGCTTGCTCAAACTGGCTGTCCTTAGATGAGTCCCAAGAGGAGGGTATTCATCCCAAACTATTTGAGAGATTGATGGCGGTTTCGGAACCGTTGGGTAAGTTTGCAAGCGATAGGAAGATACGACAGGAGTGCGAATATGAAGAAGGGAATTCATCCCCAGAATTATCGGCCCGTGGTCTTTCAGGATGCCTCGGCCAACTTCGCCTTTCTGACTCGGTCGTGCGTCGAGACCGAGGAAACGATTGTTTGGACGGATGGGAAGGAGTATCCTCTCTATCGTTTGGAAATCTCCAGCGCTAGCCATCCGTTTTTCACAGGCAAAATGAAGTTTGTGGATACCACGGGACGAGTGCAGAAATTCCAGGACAAGTACAAGAACGCCCGCTATGCCCGTGGCAAAGGCCCCAGCGAAGGGGAAAAGAGCTAAGAAAGATCAAGTGCTTTTTGCATGTTGGGTCGTGCTGCGGTATCCCGCTAGTGTGTGATGTTCGACCTGCGGCGTAGAAGTTCAGGATAGACGACCAGTCTCAGCAGAATAGGAGTACAAAAAGTCCCTCCGTGGTGGTATGGTCCTTTCACTCAAACGTTCCCATGCCAGTGTAAGGTCAGGCTAACCGATTGATGCACACAGCACTGGATGAGAAACTGGCCCGCTACCGTGAGCTGGAGCAACAGTGGTACGATCCAGCCACAGCAGCAGATCCCGTACGCGCAGCCGCCGTTGCACGAGAGCGCGGCGCGTTGGCTAAAATTGTGGAGCCGTATTTGGAACTGCAAAAGCTGGACGCAGCCATTCAGGAAGCCCAAACCTTGGCTGATCAGGAGGAAGATGCCGAGCTTCGCGCCTTGGCTGAAGAAGAACTGGCTGCTTTGCGGCAACGGCGGGAGAAGATCTGGCAGCGTTTGGAAGAAGAATTGTTGATTGATCCGGCCGAAGATTTCTCGCGAGTGATCATGGAGATTCGCGCCGGCGAAGGAGGCGATGAAGCGGCCCTGTTTGCCGGTGATCTATACGGCATGTACATTCGCTATGCCCGTTCCAAAGGCTGGACCGTTGAGGATATTGCTCACCAGCCGGGGGATGCAGGTGGGTTCAAGGAAGTGATCTTTGCTATCGAAGGGGAGAACGTTTACCGTTATCTGCGGCACGAATCCGGCGGGCATCGGGTGCAAAGGGTTCCGGCTACGGAGACGATGGGTCGGATTCATACCTCCTTAGCCACTGTGGCTGTGCTGCCGGAGCCTGATGAAGTTCAGGTGGTGATCAAGCCCGAGGACATAGAATGGGAACGAATGCGTGCTGGCGGCGCAGGCGGACAACATGTCAACAAAACCGAATCGGCTGTCCGGATCTGGTATAAGAAAGGGACGCCAGAAGAGCTGGAAGTGAAATGCCAGGATGAACGAAGCCAGCACAAAAACTACGAGCGGGCCATGCGCATTTTGCGGACCCGCCTCTTCCAACGCCAGCAGCAGAAACTCCAGCAGGAGCGCGCCGATCTGAGGCGAGTCCAAGTCGGCAGTGGAGAGCGCGGCTCGAAGATCCGCACCTATCACTTCAAGGAAAGTCGCGTGACCGATCACCGTATCGGCTTGACCATTTACAAGCTCGACGAGATACTCGGTGGCAATCTGGACTTGATTATTGAGCCTCTACGCGAACACTGGAAGCGGCAAAAGTTGGCCAGTTTGGGGGCCTGACTTTCTATCTGCTCGGTATCCGCAAGAGGCGGAGTGAAGCCGTATCGAATCGCTTTCCCACTTACAAACGAGCACGACCCATGGCTGATTCCTCGCCATTAGCTCCAGCTTCCTCGTCAACTCCCACGCCGACGACCCCCGGTGAAACAGTCTGGACTATCCAGGCCTTACTGACCTGGACGACTGACTATCTGACCCGCAAGGGGGTGGAATCGCCGCGGACGGAGGCTCAGCTTCTGCTAGCCCATGTTCTGGGCTGCAAACGTGTAGACCTGCTGGTGCGCTACGACGAGGTGCCCGGAGAAAATCACCGCCGTCAATATCGGGAACTGATCCAGCGGCGGGTGGCAGGTTGGCCTACAGCTTATCTCATCGGAAGTCGCGATTTTTATCTGCTGACCTTCGAGGTGACGCCCGCTGTACTGATCCCTCGACCCGATACGGAAACTTTGGTGCTGGAAGCCCTCAAAATCCTCAAGCCGATGAAGGCGCCCCGTGTCTGGGATATCGGTACAGGTTCGGGATGTATCGCGGTGAGTATTGCTCATCAGAAAAAGGATGCGCAGGTCACGGCAAGCGATATTTCGCCGGATGCCCTGGAGGTCGCACAGCGCAATGCACTGCGTCACGGTGTGGCCGAGCGAGTTCGTTTCCTCTGCGGGGATCTGGCGGCGCCAATTCCGCCGGGTGAGGTGTTTGATCTAATTGTGAGTAATCCGCCCTATGTGGCCCAAGGTGAGCTGGCACAACTCGCCCCGGAAGTGCGCGACCATGAACCGCGGATCGCCCTTGATGGAGGAGCCGACGGCTTGGCGTTCTATCGCCGCCTCGCCGGAAGTGTTGCACCGTACCTAGCCCTCGGGGGTTGCATGCTTCTGGAAATTGGTGCCGGACAGGAGAGCGCGGTCCAAAACATCTTCGCTGATTTCCCTCAATGGCAGGTGGGGCCGACCTTCAAAGATATGGCAGGTCATCCGCGGGTGGTGGCTTTCCGCCGACAGGCATGAAAGAAAACATGTTACGGCTCAAATAGGGAGGGTGATTATCCCTTGACAATAGCCG
The Thermogemmata fonticola genome window above contains:
- the rnr gene encoding ribonuclease R, producing MSTNDLATRILQVITAANYTPLKAKALFSRLKLGGEAYAAFRKTLKRLVQTGQVVIGRGHTIRPAEPFATVVGIYRRVPTGHGYVRPHAVDGTPQAADIFIRADRALDAATGDEVLVRVLRPASKTRDASGEIVQVLERATRTFVGTYFEREGQGFVRVDGNVFTHSVSVGDAGAKGAKAGDKVVVEMLRFPTPEERGEGVITEVLGPLHQPGVDTLTVIRAFGLPDTFPAEVLAEARQVASQFEDMPLQGREDFTHELVVTIDPPDAKDFDDAVSVSVDPKSRHWILSVHIADVGAFVKAGGALDQEARRRGTSVYLPQKVLPMFPEVLSNGLASLQEGKVRWVKTVRLEYTPHLQKGSVTFHNAVIRNRRRFTYDQVQAVLDELERREQAGWPPARVIAEPVGQVEVELVALIRRMRDLARLLRKKRLRRGALELEMPETVLEYDDQGRICGAHYATHTFSHRIIEEFMLAANEAVAEHLTAHGVLFLRRVHPPPQEDKLAAFAQFAALLGYPLRRPQDRFELQRVLQETADKPERAALHYALLRSLKQAVYSPIAEEHYALALRHYCHFTSPIRRYPDLQVHRQLDRLLRRKKPVAQKDELIALGDHCSKMERRAELAERELVKLKVLTYLSERIGERFDAVITGVADYGFYAQAEKFPAEGLVHISSLVDDYYWYDADSYTLQGQRTGRRFRLGDRVRVEVARVDLVRRLLDFRLAGDLDESPRKASHRKWPRLGRSPRHFRRGDDEQD
- the prfA gene encoding peptide chain release factor 1 codes for the protein MHTALDEKLARYRELEQQWYDPATAADPVRAAAVARERGALAKIVEPYLELQKLDAAIQEAQTLADQEEDAELRALAEEELAALRQRREKIWQRLEEELLIDPAEDFSRVIMEIRAGEGGDEAALFAGDLYGMYIRYARSKGWTVEDIAHQPGDAGGFKEVIFAIEGENVYRYLRHESGGHRVQRVPATETMGRIHTSLATVAVLPEPDEVQVVIKPEDIEWERMRAGGAGGQHVNKTESAVRIWYKKGTPEELEVKCQDERSQHKNYERAMRILRTRLFQRQQQKLQQERADLRRVQVGSGERGSKIRTYHFKESRVTDHRIGLTIYKLDEILGGNLDLIIEPLREHWKRQKLASLGA
- the fusA gene encoding elongation factor G, whose protein sequence is MLKLDKVRNIGIMAHVDAGKTTTTERILYYSGTKHKVGDVDTGDTTTDFDPLEKQKGITINSAAVSVEWGDHTINIIDTPGHVDFTAEVERSLRVLDGAVGVFCAVGGVEVQSETVWRQANKYKVPRIAYVNKLDRMGADFWGCVRQIEEKLLTKPAVVTIPAGQDSAFEGLIDLIEMKFITRDENDVTKRNFFVHPIPDKYRAEAEKAREQLLDVVSAACDEITELVLEGKPVPAELIRKALRRGTLSGQFTPIHCGSSKLFQGVQQLLDLIVDCLPSPVDRPPVEGINPKTKEVEYRRPDASEPFTALAFKTVAESTGDLVYIRIYSGEMKPGATYLNTTLNKSERVVRFYRMMGDKRIELESAGPGDIVAAIGLKQTATGHTLCDPESPIALESITFPKPVVSAALSFARTLDSGKVGEALSRLVRDDPTLKAHTDEETKETILSGMGELHLEISLEKLRRSLNLPQGDPQVQLGKPRVAYRQTFAKEVDLEYRYIKQTGGRGKYAVINVRYKPLSAEDIADRIREIEQRNDPKIKPDPNNIYFVNSITQGVIPKEYIPSVEEGLRDAAKRGYKYPFPFVDLEFELHFGKYHPVDSSQDAFYLCALEAFRDAEEKAGIVLLEPIMKVVVVCPKQYQGAISGDISRRRGMIEETSEDKGIAQVVAKIPLANLFGYTNDLRGATGGTASFSMEFSHYAPVPIELADLPKKDDKKK
- a CDS encoding type B 50S ribosomal protein L31 codes for the protein MKKGIHPQNYRPVVFQDASANFAFLTRSCVETEETIVWTDGKEYPLYRLEISSASHPFFTGKMKFVDTTGRVQKFQDKYKNARYARGKGPSEGEKS